The Bacillota bacterium genome has a window encoding:
- a CDS encoding YqzL family protein, with amino-acid sequence MLGADFFWRVFELTGSITAYLIYRMLVTQ; translated from the coding sequence ATGCTAGGAGCGGACTTCTTCTGGCGGGTCTTCGAGCTCACGGGGTCGATCACGGCTTATCTCATCTACAGGATGTTGGTGACTCAATAG
- the infC gene encoding translation initiation factor IF-3 — MAKDLRVNEAIRAREIRLIDENGEQLGIMVVREGLRIAAERGLDLVEVAPSAKPPVCRLLDYGKYKYEQAKRDREARKKQRTMDIKEVRMTPKIEGHDFQVKVRNAQKFLQDGDKVKATVRFRGREIVHADIGRALLLDLAEEVKDYGVIEREPKVEGKHMIMVLAPRQVG; from the coding sequence ATCGCCAAAGACTTGAGGGTGAACGAGGCGATCCGGGCTCGGGAGATCAGACTGATCGATGAGAATGGCGAACAGCTCGGGATCATGGTGGTCAGGGAAGGCCTCCGGATCGCAGCGGAAAGGGGCCTTGACCTCGTTGAGGTGGCACCTAGCGCTAAACCGCCTGTGTGCAGATTGCTCGACTATGGCAAGTACAAGTATGAGCAGGCCAAGCGCGACAGAGAGGCCCGAAAGAAGCAGCGGACCATGGACATCAAGGAAGTCAGAATGACCCCTAAGATAGAGGGCCATGATTTCCAGGTCAAGGTCAGGAACGCTCAGAAATTCCTTCAGGACGGGGACAAGGTCAAGGCCACCGTCAGGTTCCGTGGCCGCGAGATCGTTCACGCCGACATAGGGCGGGCATTGCTGTTGGACCTCGCCGAGGAGGTCAAGGACTACGGGGTTATCGAACGGGAGCCCAAGGTCGAGGGCAAGCACATGATCATGGTCCTCGCCCCAAGACAGGTAGGATAG
- the rplT gene encoding 50S ribosomal protein L20, translating into MPRAKGGFVTRRRHKKILKMAKGFTGAKSKIFRRANEAVMKSLQYAYRDRRNKKRDFRKLWIARINAAARMNGMSYSRFMDGLHKAGVDINRKVLAEIAMNDQNAFGELVKLAKATGGGEQ; encoded by the coding sequence ATGCCGAGAGCGAAAGGCGGATTCGTCACAAGGCGGCGGCACAAGAAGATCCTGAAAATGGCTAAAGGGTTCACAGGCGCGAAGAGCAAGATCTTTCGACGGGCAAACGAAGCCGTCATGAAGTCCCTGCAGTACGCGTACAGGGACAGGCGCAACAAGAAGAGGGATTTCCGCAAGCTCTGGATCGCCAGGATCAACGCCGCTGCCCGCATGAATGGCATGTCATACAGCCGCTTCATGGACGGCCTGCACAAAGCGGGAGTTGACATAAACAGGAAAGTCCTCGCTGAGATCGCCATGAACGATCAGAATGCTTTCGGCGAGCTTGTCAAGCTCGCGAAGGCAACTGGCGGCGGCGAGCAGTAG
- a CDS encoding RNA methyltransferase — MITSRRNPRVQEIRKLGRREHRAATRRFLLEGARSIEEAVDAGARMHEALVTPHLLRVETGRTLVERLEAAGTQVIEVTEEVLAAVSDTETPQGIVAVAEIPGGTVNLSGNPLVLVVDGVKDPGNLGTLIRTAAALGVAGVITTRGTVDAYNPKCVRATMGSLFRIPIEERTDSLEAVSVLRTHGLSVVAGDVRSGTPCYEWDFTGPSAVLVGGEAFGPSESALETCDGRVRIPMPGGVESLNVAVAGAILMYEAVRQRGAGRGGCGAQAG, encoded by the coding sequence ATGATAACGAGCCGTCGCAACCCGCGAGTTCAAGAAATCAGGAAGCTCGGTCGTCGTGAACACCGGGCGGCGACGCGACGGTTTCTCCTCGAGGGAGCTCGGAGCATAGAGGAAGCTGTGGATGCGGGGGCTAGGATGCACGAAGCCCTAGTCACCCCGCATCTTCTTCGTGTCGAGACCGGGCGGACGCTCGTCGAGCGCCTTGAGGCCGCGGGCACGCAAGTTATCGAGGTCACGGAGGAGGTGCTCGCAGCGGTATCCGACACAGAGACTCCCCAAGGCATCGTGGCCGTTGCGGAGATCCCCGGCGGGACGGTTAACCTATCTGGGAACCCGCTTGTCCTGGTGGTCGACGGTGTGAAGGACCCGGGTAATCTTGGAACGCTCATCCGCACCGCCGCTGCCTTGGGCGTGGCAGGCGTCATCACCACCCGGGGAACGGTTGATGCATACAACCCAAAGTGCGTTCGGGCGACCATGGGAAGCCTTTTCAGGATACCCATCGAGGAGAGGACCGACTCTCTTGAGGCGGTCTCAGTCCTCAGGACCCACGGACTTTCCGTGGTCGCGGGGGACGTCAGATCTGGGACGCCGTGCTATGAATGGGATTTCACCGGGCCGAGCGCGGTGCTCGTGGGTGGCGAAGCTTTCGGGCCATCGGAGAGCGCTCTGGAGACGTGCGACGGTCGCGTGAGGATCCCGATGCCGGGCGGCGTGGAGTCGCTCAATGTTGCAGTGGCCGGCGCCATCCTGATGTACGAGGCCGTAAGGCAGAGAGGGGCAGGCCGGGGAGGGTGTGGCGCTCAAGCCGGATAA
- the rpmI gene encoding 50S ribosomal protein L35 codes for MPKVKTHKGAAKRFRMTGSGRIVRDKAYGGHNTGKKSGKVKRSLREPAVLAPGDAARVKRLLRHA; via the coding sequence GTGCCCAAGGTCAAAACTCATAAAGGAGCCGCCAAGAGGTTCAGGATGACGGGTTCGGGCAGAATCGTGAGGGACAAGGCCTACGGCGGACACAATACCGGCAAGAAGTCCGGTAAAGTCAAGAGGTCCCTCCGGGAACCCGCGGTGCTTGCGCCCGGAGATGCCGCCAGGGTGAAAAGGCTCCTGCGGCATGCATGA